Proteins found in one Paludisphaera rhizosphaerae genomic segment:
- a CDS encoding DUF1559 domain-containing protein — MSLSSVPRRGFTLIELLVVIAIIAVLIALLLPAVQAAREAARRAQCVNNLKQVGLALANYESSNGTFPPGSIGNGSKPTSDCSVRRRHTFFTMILPMMEQTQIYNSVNFLVPAIDTGNPFGTVAVNGGACNLTALNTTIGSLICPSDNVLPPAATTTRGRAQSSYSGSTGHKDVRHWWYGCPASPSIIQSDGMFNADYNYAVSDVSDGLSNTLFVGEVSAYRTDPDAATYTNQWGNDAYTSSSVTGVTRPNALAFTLSKPNASMLVPDVPSDSSYTTNWERNPSTRFQDFGQWGFRSRHSGGVNFLFGDGSVHFIKDSIEVVSGTNPTNGWAQNGVYRKLATRGSNETVSADAY, encoded by the coding sequence ATGTCGTTGAGCTCGGTTCCGCGTCGCGGATTCACGCTGATCGAACTGCTGGTCGTCATTGCCATTATCGCTGTGTTGATCGCCCTGCTGCTCCCGGCCGTACAGGCTGCGCGCGAGGCCGCCCGCCGCGCCCAGTGCGTGAACAACCTCAAGCAGGTTGGGCTGGCTCTCGCCAATTACGAGAGCTCCAACGGCACGTTTCCGCCCGGTTCCATCGGCAACGGCAGCAAGCCGACTTCCGACTGCAGCGTTCGTCGACGGCATACGTTCTTCACCATGATCCTGCCGATGATGGAGCAGACCCAGATCTATAATTCGGTGAACTTCCTGGTTCCCGCCATCGACACGGGGAATCCGTTCGGGACGGTCGCGGTCAACGGCGGCGCCTGCAACCTGACGGCCCTGAACACGACGATCGGCTCGCTGATCTGCCCTTCGGACAACGTCCTGCCGCCCGCCGCCACGACCACCCGTGGTCGAGCCCAGTCTTCCTACTCGGGATCGACGGGTCACAAGGACGTCCGTCACTGGTGGTACGGCTGCCCTGCCAGCCCCTCGATCATCCAGTCGGACGGCATGTTCAACGCCGACTACAACTACGCGGTGAGCGACGTCTCCGACGGCCTGAGCAACACGCTGTTCGTCGGCGAGGTTTCGGCCTACCGTACCGACCCGGATGCGGCGACCTACACCAACCAGTGGGGCAACGACGCCTACACCTCGTCCTCGGTGACGGGCGTCACCCGGCCCAACGCCCTGGCTTTCACGCTCTCCAAGCCTAACGCCAGCATGCTCGTCCCGGACGTTCCCTCGGACAGCTCCTACACCACCAACTGGGAGCGGAATCCCAGCACGCGATTCCAGGACTTCGGCCAGTGGGGTTTCCGTAGCCGTCACTCCGGCGGCGTGAACTTCCTCTTCGGCGACGGCAGCGTCCACTTCATCAAGGACTCCATCGAGGTCGTCTCGGGGACCAATCCGACCAACGGATGGGCTCAGAACGGCGTCTATCGCAAGCTGGCCACCCGCGGCTCCAACGAGACCGTCAGCGCGGACGCCTATTGA
- the galB gene encoding beta-galactosidase GalB, whose product MSARSTAVCGVGLLTAALGFTSFTNAAGPPRSRESFNAGWKFARFGPMPDGSRKAEPGGTHWKFPSRASSEEIDKNNTAVAALDGDPNTRWCANGGGKGEWLAVDLADAPDAAALEVDWEFPDLRYVYVIQTSGDGQSWKDVKQAATDRDPRRIAFEPGSKHIRVRVDGLPDSKWASIAELRFFDREGKPVANERRSLGEPPSSAAFDDTGWRKLDVPHDWGVEGPFRDDLPNDTGKLPWKAIGWYRKALHIPNSDRGRRVFIDFDGAMANSQVYLNGKLVGGWPYGYQSFRLDLTPFLKYDADNLLAVRLDTEKWGSRWYPGAGIYRNVWLVKTSPLHVGHWGVFATTPAISGASGTVKLAVTLDNQHDVDVRAGLKAEVFELDSHGVAGAKVAETKSVEKILLAENPRTVDLSAVVPNPKLWNPKTPQRYLARVTVERSGDVVDVYGQPFGFRTLEYSGKGFALDGEPTFLKGTCNHHDLGSLGAALNVRALERQLEILKEMGCNALRTSHNPPAPELLDLADRMGFLVQVEAFDCWRTGKTPGDYSTLFDEWYPLDLQAMVHRDRNHPSVIMWSIGNEIVEQDGPWLAKPMADVVRAEDPTRPVSAGCHHPQAGVNGFQTAVDAFGLNYHLEAYSRILNHPGNENKPIYTSESSSCVSSRGEYFFPIKRGRDSQANFQVSSYDVDAPAWAQTPDEVFEALDKHPRFFGEFVWTGFDYIGEPTPYNSDSTNLLNFSDPAQREAMKADLERLGRLKVPSASSYFGILDLCGFKKDRFYMYQARWRPDLPMAHILPHWNWPERLGQVTPVHLYTSGDEAELFLNGRSLGRKKRGEYEYRIRWDDVKYEPGELKAVAYKNGREWATDVVKTTGAPAGLVLSVDRSEVAADGLDLSFATVTVVDAAGLPVPRSGNLVKFTIEGPSEIAAVGNGDAASHEPFQASSRKAYNGLCQAILRARSGQPGSITLRAESDGLTSAQVTLRSR is encoded by the coding sequence ATGTCGGCCAGATCTACAGCCGTGTGCGGCGTGGGCCTGCTCACGGCCGCGCTGGGCTTCACCTCCTTCACGAATGCGGCCGGTCCTCCGCGCAGCCGCGAGTCGTTCAACGCCGGTTGGAAGTTCGCGCGGTTCGGTCCCATGCCCGACGGCTCGCGCAAGGCCGAGCCAGGGGGGACGCACTGGAAGTTCCCATCGCGTGCATCCAGCGAGGAGATCGACAAGAACAATACCGCCGTCGCCGCGCTCGACGGCGATCCGAACACCCGATGGTGCGCCAACGGCGGCGGCAAGGGGGAGTGGCTGGCCGTCGATCTTGCCGATGCTCCAGACGCTGCGGCCCTGGAGGTCGACTGGGAATTCCCCGACCTCCGATACGTCTACGTCATCCAGACAAGCGGCGACGGCCAGAGTTGGAAGGACGTGAAGCAGGCCGCGACCGACCGCGACCCGCGTCGGATCGCCTTCGAGCCGGGATCGAAGCACATTCGGGTCCGGGTTGACGGATTGCCCGATTCCAAGTGGGCGAGCATCGCCGAGCTTCGGTTCTTCGATCGCGAGGGGAAGCCCGTCGCCAACGAGCGCCGATCGCTGGGCGAACCGCCGTCGTCGGCAGCTTTCGACGACACGGGCTGGCGTAAGCTCGACGTCCCACACGACTGGGGCGTTGAAGGGCCCTTCCGAGACGACCTGCCGAATGATACCGGCAAGCTTCCGTGGAAGGCGATCGGCTGGTATCGCAAGGCCCTTCACATCCCGAATTCCGATCGCGGCCGTCGTGTCTTCATCGACTTCGACGGCGCGATGGCGAACTCGCAGGTGTACCTCAACGGCAAGCTCGTCGGCGGTTGGCCTTACGGGTATCAATCGTTCCGACTCGACCTGACTCCCTTCCTGAAGTACGACGCCGACAACCTCCTGGCCGTTCGGCTCGATACCGAGAAGTGGGGCTCGCGCTGGTACCCGGGTGCGGGAATCTATCGCAACGTCTGGTTGGTGAAGACCTCGCCGCTGCACGTCGGCCACTGGGGCGTCTTTGCGACCACGCCCGCGATCTCCGGGGCGTCGGGGACCGTCAAGCTGGCCGTGACGCTCGACAACCAGCACGACGTCGACGTCCGGGCCGGGCTCAAGGCCGAAGTCTTTGAACTGGACTCCCACGGCGTCGCCGGCGCGAAGGTCGCCGAGACGAAGTCCGTCGAGAAGATCCTGCTGGCCGAGAACCCGCGGACGGTGGACCTGTCGGCCGTCGTCCCGAATCCGAAGCTCTGGAATCCGAAAACGCCCCAGCGCTATCTCGCCCGCGTAACCGTGGAGCGTTCGGGGGACGTTGTCGACGTCTACGGCCAGCCCTTCGGCTTCCGCACGTTGGAATACTCGGGGAAGGGTTTCGCCCTCGACGGCGAGCCGACGTTCCTCAAGGGGACGTGCAACCACCACGACCTGGGCTCGCTCGGTGCCGCGCTCAACGTTCGGGCGTTGGAGCGGCAACTCGAGATCCTGAAGGAAATGGGCTGCAACGCGCTACGGACGTCGCACAACCCGCCGGCCCCTGAACTGCTGGACCTGGCCGACCGGATGGGGTTCCTGGTCCAGGTGGAGGCGTTCGACTGCTGGCGGACCGGCAAGACTCCGGGCGACTACAGCACGCTCTTCGACGAATGGTATCCGCTCGACCTTCAGGCGATGGTTCACCGCGATCGGAATCATCCGAGCGTGATCATGTGGAGCATTGGCAATGAGATCGTCGAGCAGGACGGTCCCTGGCTGGCGAAGCCGATGGCCGACGTCGTCCGCGCCGAGGACCCCACGCGACCCGTCAGTGCAGGCTGCCACCATCCCCAGGCCGGCGTGAACGGCTTCCAGACGGCCGTGGACGCGTTCGGGCTGAACTACCATCTGGAGGCGTACTCCCGGATCCTCAACCACCCGGGGAATGAGAACAAGCCGATCTATACGAGCGAGTCGTCGTCATGCGTCAGCTCGCGCGGGGAGTACTTCTTCCCGATCAAGCGCGGCCGGGATTCGCAGGCGAACTTCCAGGTGTCGTCCTACGACGTCGACGCTCCTGCCTGGGCGCAGACTCCCGACGAGGTCTTCGAGGCGCTCGACAAACACCCGCGGTTCTTCGGCGAGTTCGTCTGGACGGGATTCGACTACATCGGCGAGCCGACCCCCTACAACAGCGACTCCACCAACCTGCTGAACTTCTCCGACCCCGCCCAGCGCGAGGCGATGAAGGCCGACCTGGAGCGGTTGGGGCGACTCAAGGTTCCGTCGGCCTCCAGCTACTTCGGGATCCTCGACCTCTGCGGGTTCAAGAAGGATCGCTTCTACATGTACCAGGCTCGCTGGCGGCCCGACCTGCCGATGGCCCACATCCTGCCGCACTGGAACTGGCCGGAACGGTTAGGGCAGGTCACGCCGGTCCACCTCTATACCTCGGGCGATGAGGCCGAGCTGTTTCTCAACGGCCGATCCCTCGGGCGCAAGAAGAGGGGCGAATATGAATATCGAATCCGCTGGGACGACGTGAAGTACGAGCCCGGCGAGTTGAAGGCCGTGGCTTACAAGAACGGCCGGGAATGGGCGACCGACGTCGTGAAAACCACGGGAGCCCCCGCCGGCCTCGTCCTGTCGGTCGACCGGTCGGAGGTGGCCGCCGATGGTCTCGATCTGAGTTTCGCCACGGTCACGGTCGTCGACGCGGCGGGTCTTCCGGTTCCTCGCAGTGGTAACCTCGTGAAGTTCACGATCGAGGGCCCCTCCGAGATCGCGGCCGTCGGCAACGGCGACGCCGCCAGCCATGAGCCGTTCCAGGCAAGCAGCCGCAAGGCGTATAACGGCCTCTGCCAGGCGATCCTCCGCGCTCGGTCTGGTCAGCCGGGCTCCATCACCCTGCGGGCTGAGTCCGACGGGTTGACCTCCGCCCAGGTCACCCTCAGGAGCCGCTGA
- a CDS encoding STAS domain-containing protein, whose product MPARQPFRIVLSPLDQGLGMLNFTTSDSGGVMIVAFDTVEEENLDWQFSQRDWLYKTIESREDGRFALDLTDVSYLASSEIGFLVTVKRRVDRRNGQLVLFGVAPYVLDIFRTMNLQKVLEIADTRGAALSRLKR is encoded by the coding sequence ATGCCAGCGCGACAGCCATTCCGCATCGTACTCTCCCCTCTCGATCAGGGGCTGGGCATGCTGAACTTCACGACGAGTGACTCGGGCGGCGTCATGATCGTCGCCTTCGACACCGTGGAGGAAGAGAACCTCGACTGGCAGTTCTCTCAGCGGGACTGGCTGTACAAGACGATCGAGTCGCGAGAGGACGGTCGATTCGCCCTCGACCTCACCGATGTCTCCTACCTCGCCAGTTCGGAGATCGGCTTTCTGGTCACCGTGAAGCGGCGGGTCGATCGCCGTAACGGACAACTCGTTCTCTTCGGGGTCGCCCCCTACGTCCTGGATATTTTCAGGACGATGAATCTTCAGAAGGTCCTGGAGATCGCCGACACCCGCGGCGCGGCCTTGTCGAGGCTGAAACGCTGA
- a CDS encoding DUF1559 domain-containing protein, whose protein sequence is MSPRFDRSRGFTLIELLVVIAIIAVLIALLLPAVQAAREAARRAQCVNNLKQMGLGLANYESAMGKYPMGTIKYDSTSCSRSYLVYYNVFEMILPFIEQKVVFDAANFMSASGYASSFNTTAFNTKIPSYICPSDLPINPLDPSQGQIPTPQVSYAFCIGLTDCMYYTVAATSPNCGAIEPNGMFGLNYTFNVSSVVDGLSNTIFLGEASRFRGEPSASSAGTPNYVPNWNMAGRFFQPGFMNDTRPVGWATTAAKINAKGQQFTLYSSSFYSPAVVSDLENWYKIPQVQDYGQLSFHSQHPGGANVLFGDGSVRFLKEQTSLPVLNALGTRARGEVISADAY, encoded by the coding sequence ATGTCGCCTAGGTTTGACCGCTCTCGCGGCTTCACCTTGATCGAGTTGCTGGTCGTGATTGCGATCATCGCGGTCCTCATCGCTTTGCTGCTCCCCGCAGTCCAGGCTGCGCGCGAAGCCGCTCGACGCGCTCAGTGCGTCAACAACCTGAAGCAGATGGGGCTTGGGTTGGCGAATTACGAGAGCGCAATGGGCAAGTACCCGATGGGGACGATCAAGTACGACTCGACGAGCTGCTCGCGCTCCTATCTGGTGTATTACAATGTATTTGAAATGATTTTGCCATTTATTGAGCAGAAGGTTGTCTTTGACGCGGCCAACTTCATGAGCGCGTCTGGGTATGCCTCGAGCTTTAACACGACCGCGTTCAACACCAAGATCCCCAGCTATATCTGCCCGTCCGACTTGCCGATCAACCCTCTGGATCCAAGCCAGGGGCAGATCCCCACGCCGCAGGTGAGTTATGCGTTCTGCATCGGTCTGACCGATTGCATGTACTACACCGTCGCCGCGACCAGTCCCAATTGCGGCGCGATCGAGCCGAATGGGATGTTCGGCCTCAATTACACCTTCAACGTCAGCAGCGTGGTCGATGGGCTCAGCAACACCATCTTTCTGGGAGAGGCTTCTCGATTCCGAGGAGAGCCTTCGGCCTCCAGCGCGGGGACCCCGAACTACGTACCCAACTGGAACATGGCGGGGAGGTTCTTTCAGCCCGGTTTCATGAACGACACCCGTCCCGTGGGGTGGGCGACGACGGCCGCCAAGATCAACGCCAAGGGGCAGCAGTTCACGCTTTATAGCTCGTCGTTCTACAGTCCCGCCGTGGTCTCCGACCTGGAGAATTGGTACAAGATCCCTCAGGTCCAGGACTATGGTCAGCTCAGCTTCCACAGCCAGCATCCCGGTGGGGCCAACGTCCTCTTCGGCGATGGTTCGGTTCGATTCCTGAAGGAACAGACCAGCCTCCCCGTGCTCAACGCCCTGGGGACGCGGGCCCGCGGCGAGGTGATCTCGGCCGACGCTTACTAG
- the hflX gene encoding GTPase HflX gives MIDTSRNERLGSKERAILAGVILPGAVYNTDDPLDEIRGLAKTAGLETVGTLLQKRQQVDVATYIGSGKVEELRELVKAYEADVVVFDADLGPAQTRNLEKVLEVKVVDRTEVILDIFAVHARTHEAHLQVELAQLEYAMPRLKRMWTHLSRYKGGIGVRGPGEKQLEEDKRLVVHRIQELKAKLGKIQARKEREVAGRGDFPTVSLVGYTNAGKSTLMNALTDAGVLVEDKLFATLDTRTRKWRFRGGGAALLSDTVGFIRDLPHSLVASFKATLEEARQADLLLHVVDSSSPDAEMQVQAVTAVLEELGLKDHPTLLVLNKADKVPDRSFLDVLRAHHTGSVTISAATRDGLDALENAVRLALLESALDAEVETSVADGRVLSYLAQYAQIYDRTYDEDRDRVVLQCRLPRRCLDFLLEHGAEVREKQHRVYA, from the coding sequence TTGATCGACACGAGCCGTAACGAGCGTTTGGGGAGCAAGGAACGAGCGATCCTGGCCGGAGTCATCCTGCCCGGCGCGGTTTACAACACCGACGATCCCCTGGACGAGATCCGGGGCCTGGCCAAGACGGCCGGTCTGGAGACGGTCGGCACCCTGTTGCAGAAGCGGCAGCAGGTGGACGTCGCGACCTACATCGGCTCGGGCAAGGTCGAGGAACTCAGGGAACTGGTGAAGGCCTACGAGGCCGACGTCGTCGTCTTCGACGCCGATCTCGGGCCGGCGCAGACTCGCAACCTGGAAAAGGTCCTTGAGGTCAAGGTCGTCGACCGCACCGAGGTCATCCTCGACATCTTCGCGGTCCACGCTCGGACCCATGAGGCCCACCTTCAGGTGGAACTGGCGCAGCTTGAATACGCCATGCCCCGCCTGAAGCGGATGTGGACGCACCTTTCCCGCTACAAGGGGGGGATCGGCGTCCGCGGTCCTGGCGAAAAGCAGCTTGAAGAAGACAAGCGGCTGGTCGTCCACCGGATCCAGGAGCTGAAGGCGAAGCTCGGCAAGATCCAGGCTCGGAAGGAGCGCGAGGTTGCCGGTCGAGGGGACTTCCCGACCGTCTCGCTCGTCGGCTACACCAACGCCGGCAAGAGCACGCTCATGAACGCCCTGACCGACGCCGGCGTCCTGGTCGAGGATAAGCTCTTCGCCACTCTCGACACGCGGACACGCAAATGGCGGTTCCGGGGCGGAGGCGCGGCACTGCTGTCGGACACGGTCGGCTTCATCCGCGATCTGCCGCACTCGTTGGTCGCTTCGTTCAAGGCGACCCTGGAGGAAGCCCGTCAGGCCGATTTGCTGCTGCACGTCGTCGACTCGTCGAGTCCCGACGCCGAGATGCAAGTCCAGGCTGTCACCGCTGTTCTGGAAGAGCTGGGCCTGAAGGATCATCCGACCCTCCTCGTCCTGAACAAGGCCGACAAGGTCCCCGACCGTTCTTTCCTCGACGTTCTTCGCGCACATCACACCGGCTCGGTCACGATCAGCGCGGCGACCAGGGACGGACTGGACGCCCTGGAGAACGCCGTGCGGCTGGCCCTGCTCGAATCGGCTCTGGACGCCGAGGTCGAGACGAGCGTCGCCGATGGCCGTGTCCTCTCCTACCTGGCTCAGTACGCTCAGATCTACGACCGCACCTATGACGAGGACCGCGATCGCGTCGTCCTCCAATGTCGTCTCCCGCGCCGTTGCCTTGATTTCCTGCTGGAGCACGGGGCCGAGGTCCGCGAGAAGCAGCATCGGGTTTACGCCTGA
- a CDS encoding tetratricopeptide repeat protein, producing the protein MGGGGPGVGNGRSSFANMRGPGGNFTNTSFNRNINVNNNFNSRGLGWQNNYAGMHGNWNRGWNNGWGGRGWGGGGWGRGGWNNGWGGGWNNGWGWGGGGFGNGLGWGLGLGLGSSLGWGLGMGGMGWGWPGMWGMGWGWPGMGWGMGGLGWGMGGLGWGWGSGLGWGLGSGLGWGLSSWAYGPMLYDWGYSSYMNPYYVVPQTVIVEQQPAYDYSQPINPATAPPDETVVNSADGLFDKGRQAFKDGMYGAALDLTDQALRQLPNDPTLHEFRALSLFAMNRYDDAAAALYPVLTLGPGWDWATLIGFYNDDAAVYTSQLRTLEAKVKIDPNSAAAHFLLGYHYLSQGHGEEALAQLRAASQLQPKDSLSAKIVQELEKARSQALGQAGGAAPGAVGAAPAPALAPPAAEPLPTVAVRDDAIVGRWIATPDGETKITLDLTQAGKFSWAVEHGGSVKRFQGERTSGGGLLTLVQDADQSQPPMVGRLSWKDEDHFVFHLMGTGSGDPGLSFSRSR; encoded by the coding sequence ATGGGAGGCGGCGGTCCGGGCGTCGGCAATGGACGTTCCTCCTTCGCCAACATGCGCGGACCCGGTGGAAACTTCACCAACACGAGCTTCAATCGCAACATCAACGTCAACAACAACTTCAACTCGCGCGGACTCGGCTGGCAGAACAACTACGCTGGGATGCACGGCAACTGGAACCGTGGTTGGAACAACGGCTGGGGAGGACGTGGTTGGGGAGGCGGCGGATGGGGCCGCGGCGGCTGGAATAACGGCTGGGGAGGCGGCTGGAATAACGGCTGGGGCTGGGGAGGCGGTGGATTCGGCAACGGCCTGGGCTGGGGACTGGGTCTCGGACTGGGGAGTAGCCTGGGTTGGGGCCTGGGGATGGGCGGCATGGGCTGGGGCTGGCCCGGAATGTGGGGCATGGGCTGGGGCTGGCCCGGCATGGGATGGGGGATGGGCGGTCTCGGTTGGGGGATGGGCGGCCTCGGTTGGGGTTGGGGAAGCGGCCTTGGATGGGGGCTGGGAAGCGGCCTCGGCTGGGGACTCTCGTCGTGGGCCTATGGACCGATGCTCTATGACTGGGGCTACTCGTCGTACATGAACCCCTACTACGTCGTCCCTCAGACCGTGATCGTCGAGCAGCAGCCCGCGTACGACTACAGCCAGCCGATCAACCCGGCGACGGCTCCACCCGACGAAACCGTCGTCAACAGCGCTGACGGTCTGTTCGACAAGGGACGCCAGGCGTTCAAGGACGGGATGTACGGGGCGGCTCTGGATTTGACCGATCAGGCGCTGCGGCAACTCCCCAACGACCCGACGCTGCACGAGTTCCGGGCCCTGTCGCTGTTCGCCATGAATCGCTACGACGACGCGGCGGCGGCTCTCTACCCGGTGCTGACGCTCGGTCCCGGCTGGGATTGGGCGACGCTGATCGGCTTCTATAACGACGACGCGGCCGTTTATACGAGCCAGCTTCGTACCCTGGAAGCGAAGGTGAAGATCGACCCGAACTCGGCCGCGGCCCACTTCCTCCTGGGCTACCACTACCTCAGCCAGGGGCACGGCGAAGAGGCCCTCGCGCAGCTGCGGGCGGCTTCCCAGCTTCAGCCCAAGGATTCGCTCTCGGCGAAAATCGTTCAGGAACTGGAGAAGGCTCGCAGCCAGGCCCTCGGCCAGGCGGGCGGCGCCGCACCCGGTGCGGTTGGCGCCGCCCCGGCCCCGGCGCTTGCTCCTCCGGCGGCCGAGCCCCTGCCGACCGTCGCGGTACGCGACGACGCGATCGTCGGCCGTTGGATCGCGACCCCCGATGGCGAAACCAAGATTACGCTCGACCTGACCCAGGCCGGGAAGTTCTCCTGGGCCGTTGAGCACGGCGGTTCCGTGAAGCGGTTCCAGGGCGAGCGCACGTCCGGCGGGGGACTGCTGACGCTCGTCCAGGATGCGGATCAGTCCCAGCCTCCCATGGTCGGCCGACTCTCGTGGAAGGACGAAGACCACTTCGTCTTCCATCTGATGGGGACCGGCTCCGGCGATCCGGGGCTGTCGTTCAGCCGCTCGCGGTAA
- a CDS encoding DUF1559 family PulG-like putative transporter — MSLPEQNRVRGFTLIELLVVIAIIAVLIALLLPAVQSAREAARRAQCVNNLKQIGLGLANYESAQGTYPLGSLRYGGGAGKDTSFPRRHTFFAFILPQIEQSAIYNSINFMVGSLDNGSVMGVVPSFGKEMNSTAYNSMIATYICPSDLKSRSYPTNVAGRSQSSYGGSMGNKDITHWWNGASANVPSAQSDGMFMPDYNYGVSAVTDGLSNTLFVGETSKFRNDADGDWFYQWNMDAWYGSNIASGVSRIFAFATTVAKPNASVLIPEPGGDGTYYTDWDLNPTSQLQNMGQWGFRSMHSGGVNFLFGDGSVHFIKDSIEVAGGINPANGQRLAGVYRKLATRSGGELISSDAY; from the coding sequence ATGAGTCTTCCTGAACAGAACCGCGTTCGAGGCTTCACGCTGATCGAGCTGCTGGTCGTCATCGCCATCATCGCCGTGCTCATCGCCTTGCTGCTTCCGGCCGTGCAGTCGGCCCGCGAGGCGGCCCGTCGCGCCCAGTGCGTCAACAACCTCAAGCAGATCGGCCTGGGCCTGGCGAACTACGAGAGCGCCCAGGGCACCTATCCCCTGGGCTCGCTCCGCTACGGCGGAGGGGCCGGCAAGGATACCAGCTTCCCCCGCCGTCACACCTTCTTCGCCTTCATTCTGCCGCAGATCGAGCAGTCGGCGATCTACAACTCCATCAACTTCATGGTGGGATCGCTCGACAACGGCAGTGTCATGGGGGTGGTTCCCTCCTTCGGTAAGGAGATGAACAGCACGGCTTACAACTCGATGATCGCCACGTACATCTGCCCCTCCGACCTCAAGTCGAGGTCTTATCCGACCAACGTCGCGGGACGGTCGCAGAGCTCTTACGGCGGCTCTATGGGCAACAAGGACATCACCCACTGGTGGAACGGCGCAAGCGCGAACGTGCCTTCGGCCCAGAGCGACGGCATGTTCATGCCCGACTATAACTACGGCGTCTCGGCCGTCACCGATGGCTTGAGCAACACCCTCTTCGTCGGCGAGACCTCCAAGTTCCGCAACGACGCCGACGGCGACTGGTTCTATCAGTGGAACATGGACGCCTGGTACGGCTCGAACATCGCCAGCGGCGTGAGCCGAATCTTCGCCTTCGCGACCACCGTGGCCAAGCCCAACGCCAGCGTCCTGATTCCTGAGCCGGGCGGCGATGGCACTTACTACACCGACTGGGATCTCAACCCGACGTCCCAGCTCCAGAACATGGGCCAATGGGGCTTCCGCAGCATGCACTCGGGCGGGGTGAACTTCCTCTTCGGCGACGGCAGCGTCCACTTCATCAAGGACTCCATCGAGGTCGCGGGCGGCATCAATCCGGCCAACGGTCAGCGCCTTGCGGGCGTCTATCGCAAGCTGGCCACTCGCTCCGGCGGCGAACTGATCAGCTCGGACGCGTATTGA